A stretch of the Acyrthosiphon pisum isolate AL4f chromosome A2, pea_aphid_22Mar2018_4r6ur, whole genome shotgun sequence genome encodes the following:
- the LOC107882837 gene encoding uncharacterized protein LOC107882837 produces the protein MAASYYCKYYKVIRRVLLSLNAKDAISVREAQQLIQEPDMEANLVYIHSNFGFIPEYITKLETQYSSLSEALSAVKYVQNKLNDCEGEIGVAVFQKLNNLLEKNCGFKTILNISKILSGQESSMEGLPDDLTGDDITYFKYAPITSTNVERSFSRYKTLLVDNRRSFNFENIKKV, from the coding sequence ATGGCAGCTTCCTATTACTGCAAATATTACAAAGTTATACGTAGAGTATTACTAAGTTTAAATGCTAAAGATGCTATTTCTGTTAGAGAAGCTCAACAGTTAATTCAAGAACCCGATATGGAAGCTAATTTAGTATACATACATTCAAATTTTGGATTTATACCGGAATATATAACGAAACTTGAAACACAATATAGTTCACTATCCGAAGCATTATCTGCAGTtaaatatgttcaaaataaattaaacgacTGTGAGGGTGAAATCGGTGTTGcggtatttcaaaaattaaataatttattggagAAAAATTGTGGCTTTAAAACGAtacttaatatttcaaaaatattaagtggACAAGAAAGTTCAATGGAAGGTCTTCCTGATGATTTGACTGGTGACGAtattacatatttcaaatatgCGCCGATTACGTCAACTAATGTTGAACGTAGTTTTTCAAGGTACAAAACTTTGCTGGTGGATAATCGGCGatcattcaattttgaaaacatcAAAAAAGTTTAG